The Ananas comosus chloroplast DNA, complete genome genome contains a region encoding:
- the rps4 gene encoding ribosomal protein S4, whose product MSRYRGPRFKKIRRLGALPGLTSKRPRSGSDLKNQLRSGKKSQYRIRLEEKQKLRFHYGLTERQLLRYVHIAGKAKGSTGQVLLQLLEMRLDNILFRLGMASTIPGARQLVNHRHILVNGRIVDIPSYRCKPRDIITAKDNQGSKGLIQNSIASSAHEELPKHLTIDSFQYKGLVNQIIDSKWIGLKINELLVVEYYSRQT is encoded by the coding sequence ATGTCTCGTTACCGAGGACCTCGTTTTAAAAAAATACGCCGTCTGGGAGCTTTACCAGGACTAACTAGTAAAAGACCTAGATCCGGAAGTGATCTTAAAAACCAATTGCGTTCTGGGAAAAAATCGCAATATCGTATTCGTCTAGAAGAAAAACAGAAATTGCGTTTTCATTATGGTCTGACAGAGCGACAATTACTTAGATATGTACATATCGCTGGAAAAGCCAAAGGGTCAACGGGTCAGGTTTTACTACAACTACTTGAAATGCGTTTGGATAACATCCTTTTTCGATTGGGTATGGCTTCGACCATCCCCGGAGCCAGGCAATTAGTTAACCATAGACATATTTTAGTTAATGGTCGTATAGTGGATATACCAAGTTATCGTTGCAAACCCCGAGATATTATTACTGCGAAGGATAACCAAGGATCAAAAGGTCTGATTCAAAATTCTATTGCTTCATCCGCCCATGAGGAATTGCCAAAACATTTGACTATTGACTCATTCCAATATAAAGGATTAGTAAATCAAATAATAGATAGTAAATGGATCGGTTTGAAAATAAATGAGTTGTTAGTCGTAGAATATTATTCTCGTCAGACTTGA
- the ndhC gene encoding NADH-plastoquinone oxidoreductase subunit 3: MFLLHEYDILWAFLIISSVIPILAFVISGVLAPVSEGPEKLSSYESGIEPMGDAWLQFRIRYYMFALVFVVFDVETVFLYPWAMSFDVLGVSVFIEALIFVLIPIVGSVYAWRKGALEWS; the protein is encoded by the coding sequence ATGTTTCTGCTTCACGAATATGATATTTTATGGGCATTTCTAATAATATCAAGCGTTATTCCTATCTTGGCATTTGTAATTTCAGGAGTTTTAGCCCCGGTTAGTGAAGGACCAGAGAAGCTCTCTAGTTATGAATCGGGCATAGAACCTATGGGGGACGCTTGGTTACAATTCCGAATCCGCTATTACATGTTTGCTCTAGTTTTTGTTGTTTTTGATGTTGAAACGGTCTTTCTTTATCCATGGGCAATGAGTTTCGATGTATTGGGTGTATCTGTATTTATCGAAGCTTTAATTTTCGTGCTTATCCCAATTGTGGGTTCAGTTTATGCATGGCGAAAAGGAGCGTTGGAATGGTCTTAA
- the ndhK gene encoding NADH-plastoquinone oxidoreductase subunit K encodes MGNEFRCIGCICIYRSFNFRAYPNCGFSLCMAKRSVGMVLTEYSDNKKKKEGKDYIETVMNLIEFPLLDQTTPNSVISTTSNDLSNWSRLSSLWPLLYGTSCCFIEFASLIGSRFDFDRYGLVPRSSPRQADLILTAGTVTMKMAPSLVRLYEQMPEPKYVIAMGACTITGGMFSTDSYSTVRGVDKLIPVDVYLPGCPPKPEAVIDAITKLRKKISREIFEDRTVSQQENRCFTTNHKFSVQRSTHTGNYDQGLLYQSPSTSEISSETFFKSKSSVSSYELVNQAGFFCAE; translated from the coding sequence ATGGGCAATGAGTTTCGATGTATTGGGTGTATCTGTATTTATCGAAGCTTTAATTTTCGTGCTTATCCCAATTGTGGGTTCAGTTTATGCATGGCGAAAAGGAGCGTTGGAATGGTCTTAACTGAGTATTCAGACAATAAAAAAAAAAAGGAAGGAAAAGATTACATTGAGACAGTTATGAATTTGATTGAGTTTCCGTTACTTGACCAAACAACCCCCAATTCAGTTATTTCAACTACATCGAATGATCTTTCGAATTGGTCAAGACTCTCCAGTTTATGGCCGCTTCTATATGGTACCAGTTGTTGTTTCATTGAATTTGCTTCATTAATAGGCTCGCGATTCGACTTTGATCGTTATGGGTTGGTGCCAAGATCAAGTCCTAGGCAAGCGGACCTAATTTTAACAGCCGGCACGGTCACAATGAAAATGGCTCCTTCCTTAGTGAGATTATATGAGCAAATGCCTGAACCAAAATACGTCATTGCTATGGGGGCCTGTACTATTACAGGAGGGATGTTCAGTACTGATTCTTATAGTACTGTTCGGGGAGTCGATAAGCTAATTCCTGTGGATGTCTATTTGCCGGGCTGCCCACCTAAACCAGAGGCAGTTATAGATGCTATAACAAAACTTCGTAAGAAGATATCTCGAGAAATATTTGAAGATAGAACTGTATCTCAACAGGAAAATCGATGTTTTACTACCAATCACAAATTTTCTGTTCAACGCAGTACTCATACTGGAAATTACGATCAAGGATTGCTCTATCAATCACCATCTACTTCAGAGATATCTTCTGAAACATTTTTCAAATCCAAAAGTTCAGTATCTTCCTACGAATTAGTGAATCAGGCAGGGTTCTTTTGTGCAGAATAA
- the psaB gene encoding photosystem I P700 apoprotein A2, whose product MELRFPRFSQGLAQDPTTRRIWFGIATAHDFESHDDITEERLYQNIFASHFGQLAIIFLWTSGNLFHVAWQGNFESWIQDPLHVRPIAHAIWDPHFGQPAVEAFTRGGATGPVNIAYSGVYQWWYTIGLRTNEDLYTGALFLLFISAISLIAGWLHLQPKWKPSVSWFKNAESRLNHHLSGLFGVSSLAWTGHLVHVAIPGSRGEYVRWNNFLDVLPYPQGLGPLLTGQWNLYAQNPDSSSHLFGTSQGAGTAILTLLGGFHPQTQSLWLTDIAHHHLAIAFIFLIAGHMYRTNFGIGHSIKDLLETHIPPGGRLGRGHKGLYDTINNSIHFQLGLALASLGVITSLVAQHMYSLPAYAFIAQDFTTQAALYTHHQYIAGFIMTGAFAHGAIFFIRDYNPEQNEDNVLARMLDHKEAIISHLSWASLFLGFHTLGLYVHNDVMLAFGTPEKQILIEPIFAQWIQSAHGKTSYGFDVLLSSTNGPAFNAGRSIWLPGWLNAVNENSNSLFLTIGPGDFLVHHAIALGLHTTTLILVKGALDARGSKLMPDKKDFGYSFPCDGPGRGGTCDISAWDAFYLAVFWMLNTIGWVTFYWHWKHITLWQGNVSQFNESSTYLMGWLRDYLWLNSSQLINGYNPFGMNSLSVWAWMFLFGHLVWAIGFMFLISWRGYWQELIETLAWAHERTPLANLIRWRDKPVALSIVQARLVGLAHFSVGYIFTYAAFLIASTSGKFG is encoded by the coding sequence ATGGAATTAAGATTTCCGAGGTTTAGCCAAGGCTTAGCTCAGGACCCCACTACTCGTCGTATTTGGTTTGGTATTGCTACCGCACATGACTTCGAGAGTCATGATGATATTACTGAGGAACGTCTTTATCAGAACATTTTTGCTTCTCACTTTGGACAGTTAGCAATAATCTTTCTGTGGACGTCAGGAAATCTGTTTCATGTGGCTTGGCAAGGAAATTTTGAGTCATGGATACAGGACCCTTTACATGTAAGACCAATTGCTCATGCAATTTGGGATCCTCATTTTGGTCAACCAGCTGTAGAAGCCTTTACTCGAGGAGGTGCTACCGGCCCAGTGAATATCGCTTATTCCGGTGTTTATCAGTGGTGGTATACAATCGGATTACGCACCAATGAAGATCTTTATACAGGAGCTCTTTTTCTATTATTTATTTCTGCTATATCTTTAATAGCGGGTTGGTTACACCTACAACCCAAATGGAAACCAAGCGTTTCGTGGTTCAAAAATGCTGAATCTCGTCTCAATCATCATTTGTCAGGACTTTTCGGAGTAAGTTCCTTGGCTTGGACAGGACATTTAGTTCATGTCGCTATTCCCGGATCCAGGGGAGAGTACGTCAGATGGAATAATTTCTTAGACGTATTACCCTATCCCCAAGGGTTGGGACCCCTTCTTACGGGTCAGTGGAATCTTTATGCCCAAAACCCTGATTCGAGTAGTCATTTATTTGGGACCTCCCAAGGGGCGGGAACTGCCATTCTAACCCTTCTTGGGGGATTCCATCCACAAACGCAAAGTTTATGGCTGACCGATATTGCTCATCATCATTTAGCTATTGCATTTATTTTTCTCATTGCTGGTCATATGTATAGAACTAACTTCGGGATTGGGCACAGTATCAAAGATCTTTTAGAAACACATATTCCTCCGGGGGGTCGATTAGGACGTGGGCATAAGGGTCTTTATGACACAATCAATAATTCGATTCATTTTCAATTAGGTCTTGCTCTAGCCTCTTTAGGGGTTATTACTTCCTTAGTAGCTCAACATATGTACTCCTTACCTGCTTATGCATTCATAGCACAAGACTTTACTACTCAAGCTGCCTTATATACTCATCACCAATACATTGCAGGGTTCATCATGACAGGAGCCTTTGCTCATGGAGCTATATTTTTCATTAGAGATTACAATCCGGAGCAGAATGAGGATAACGTATTGGCAAGAATGTTAGACCATAAAGAAGCTATCATATCTCATTTAAGTTGGGCCAGCCTGTTTCTGGGGTTCCATACCTTGGGCCTTTATGTTCATAACGACGTCATGCTCGCTTTTGGTACTCCGGAAAAACAAATCTTGATCGAACCTATATTTGCCCAATGGATACAATCTGCTCATGGTAAGACTTCATATGGGTTCGATGTACTCTTATCTTCAACGAATGGCCCAGCCTTCAATGCAGGTCGAAGCATATGGTTACCGGGATGGTTGAATGCTGTTAATGAGAATAGTAATTCACTTTTCTTAACAATAGGCCCTGGCGATTTCTTGGTTCATCATGCTATTGCTCTAGGTTTGCATACAACTACATTGATTTTAGTAAAAGGTGCTTTAGATGCACGTGGTTCCAAATTAATGCCGGATAAAAAGGATTTCGGTTATAGTTTTCCTTGTGACGGCCCAGGACGCGGCGGTACTTGTGATATTTCTGCTTGGGACGCATTTTATTTGGCAGTTTTCTGGATGTTAAATACCATTGGATGGGTTACTTTTTATTGGCATTGGAAACACATCACATTATGGCAGGGTAATGTTTCACAATTTAATGAATCCTCCACTTATTTGATGGGATGGTTAAGAGATTATCTATGGTTAAACTCTTCACAACTTATCAATGGATATAATCCTTTTGGTATGAATAGTTTATCGGTATGGGCGTGGATGTTCTTATTTGGACATCTTGTTTGGGCTATTGGATTTATGTTCTTAATTTCATGGCGTGGATATTGGCAAGAATTGATTGAAACTTTAGCATGGGCTCATGAACGCACACCTTTGGCTAATTTGATTCGATGGAGAGATAAGCCGGTGGCTCTTTCCATTGTACAAGCAAGATTGGTTGGATTAGCCCACTTTTCCGTGGGTTATATATTCACTTATGCAGCTTTCTTGATTGCCTCCACATCAGGAAAATTTGGTTAA
- the ycf3 gene encoding hypothetical chloroplast RF3 — MPRSRINGNFIDKTSSIVANILLRIIPTTSGEKKAFTYYRDGAIMLAQSEGNYAEALQNYYEATRPEIDPYDRSYILYNIGLIHTSNGEHTKALEYYFRALERNPFLPQAFNNMAVICHYRGEQAILQGDSEIAEAWSDQAAEYWKQAIALTPGNYIEAHNWLKITKRFE; from the exons ATGCCTAGATCTCGTATAAATGGAAATTTTATTGATAAGACCTCTTCAATTGTAGCCAATATCTTATTACGAATAATTCCGACAACTTCAGGAGAAAAAAAGGCATTTACCTATTACAGAGATGGTGCGATT ATGTTGGCTCAATCCGAAGGAAATTATGCGGAAGCTTTACAGAATTATTATGAAGCTACGCGACCAGAAATTGATCCCTATGATCGAAGTTATATACTCTATAACATAGGCCTTATACACACAAGCAATGGAGAGCATACAAAGGCTTTGGAATATTATTTCCGGGCACTAGAACGAAACCCATTCTTACCACAAGCTTTTAATAATATGGCCGTGATCTGTCATTAC CGGGGAGAACAGGCCATTCTACAGGGTGATTCTGAAATTGCGGAAGCTTGGTCCGATCAAGCTGCTGAGTATTGGAAACAAGCTATAGCGCTTACTCCAGGTAATTATATTGAAGCACATAATTGGTTGAAAATCACGAAGCGCTTCGAATAA
- the psaA gene encoding photosystem I p700 apoprotein A1, whose protein sequence is MIIRSPEPEVKIVVDRDPIKTSFEEWARPGHFSRTIAKGPDTTTWIWNLHADAHDFDSHTSDLEEISRKVFSAHFGQLSIIFLWLSGMYFHGARFSNYEAWLSDPTHIGPSAQVVWPIVGQEILNGDVGGGFRGIQITSGFFQLWRASGITNELQLYCTAIGALVFASLMLFAGWFHYHKAAPKLAWFQDVESMLNHHLAGLLGLGSLSWAGHQIHVSLPINQFLDAGVDPKEIPLPHEFILNRDLLAQLYPSFAEGATPLFTLNWSKYAEFLSFRGGLDPITGGLWLSDIAHHHLAIAILFLIAGHMYRTNWGIGHGLKDILEAHKGPFTGQGHKGLYEILTTSWHAQLSLNLAMLGSLTIVVAHHMYSMPPYPYLATDYGTQLSLFTHHMWIGGFLIVGAAAHAAIFMVRDYDPTTRYNDLLDRVLRHRDAIISHLNWVCIFLGFHSFGLYIHNDTMSALGRPQDMFSDTAIQLQPIFAQWIQNTHALAPGVTAPGATTSTSLTWGGGELIAVGGKVALLPIPLGTADFLVHHIHAFTIHVTVLILLKGVLFARSSRLIPDKANLGFRFPCDGPGRGGTCQVSAWDHVFLGLFWMYNAISVVIFHFSWKMQSDVWGTISDQGVVTHITGGNFAQSSITINGWLRDFLWAQASQVIQSYGSSLSAYGLFFLGAHFVWAFSLMFLFSGRGYWQELIESIVWAHNKLKVAPATQPRALSIVQGRAVGVTHYLLGGIATTWAFFLARIIAVG, encoded by the coding sequence ATGATTATTCGTTCGCCGGAACCAGAAGTGAAAATTGTTGTGGATAGGGATCCTATAAAAACGTCTTTCGAGGAATGGGCCAGACCCGGCCATTTCTCAAGAACAATAGCTAAGGGCCCTGATACTACCACTTGGATTTGGAATCTACATGCTGATGCTCACGATTTCGATAGTCATACCAGTGATTTGGAGGAGATCTCCCGAAAAGTATTTAGTGCTCATTTCGGTCAACTCTCCATTATCTTTCTTTGGCTGAGTGGCATGTACTTCCATGGTGCCCGTTTTTCCAATTATGAAGCATGGCTAAGTGATCCTACTCACATTGGACCCAGTGCCCAGGTAGTTTGGCCAATAGTAGGTCAAGAAATATTGAATGGTGATGTGGGCGGGGGTTTCCGAGGAATACAAATAACCTCCGGTTTTTTTCAGCTTTGGCGAGCATCTGGAATAACTAATGAATTACAACTCTATTGTACCGCAATTGGTGCATTGGTCTTTGCATCGTTAATGCTTTTTGCCGGTTGGTTCCATTATCACAAAGCCGCCCCAAAATTGGCTTGGTTCCAAGATGTAGAATCCATGTTGAATCACCACTTAGCGGGGTTACTGGGACTTGGGTCTCTTTCTTGGGCGGGACACCAAATCCATGTATCTTTACCGATTAACCAATTTCTCGACGCTGGAGTTGATCCTAAAGAGATACCACTTCCTCATGAATTTATCTTGAATCGGGACCTTTTGGCTCAACTTTATCCCAGTTTTGCCGAGGGAGCAACCCCCCTTTTCACCTTGAATTGGTCAAAATACGCGGAATTTCTAAGTTTTCGTGGAGGATTAGATCCAATAACAGGGGGTCTGTGGTTGAGCGATATTGCACACCATCATTTAGCTATTGCTATTCTTTTCCTGATCGCTGGTCATATGTATAGGACCAACTGGGGCATTGGTCATGGCCTTAAGGACATTTTAGAGGCTCATAAAGGTCCATTTACGGGCCAGGGCCATAAGGGCCTATATGAAATCCTAACAACGTCATGGCATGCTCAATTATCTCTTAACCTGGCTATGTTAGGCTCTTTAACCATTGTTGTAGCTCATCATATGTATTCCATGCCCCCCTATCCATACCTAGCTACTGACTATGGTACACAACTTTCGTTGTTCACACATCACATGTGGATTGGTGGATTTCTCATAGTTGGTGCTGCTGCACATGCAGCCATCTTTATGGTAAGAGACTACGATCCAACTACTCGATACAACGATCTATTAGATCGCGTCCTTAGGCACCGCGATGCAATCATATCACATCTTAACTGGGTATGTATATTTCTAGGTTTTCACAGTTTTGGCTTGTATATTCATAATGATACCATGAGTGCTTTAGGACGTCCCCAAGATATGTTTTCAGATACCGCTATACAATTACAACCCATCTTTGCTCAATGGATACAAAATACCCATGCTTTAGCACCTGGCGTAACAGCTCCTGGTGCAACAACGAGTACCAGCTTAACCTGGGGAGGTGGTGAGTTAATAGCAGTAGGCGGCAAGGTAGCTTTGTTACCTATTCCATTAGGAACCGCAGATTTTTTAGTCCATCACATTCATGCATTTACGATCCATGTGACTGTATTGATACTACTGAAAGGTGTTCTATTTGCTCGCAGTTCCCGTTTGATTCCTGATAAAGCAAATCTTGGTTTTCGTTTCCCTTGTGATGGACCAGGGCGAGGGGGGACATGTCAAGTATCCGCCTGGGATCATGTCTTCTTAGGTCTATTCTGGATGTACAATGCAATTTCGGTAGTCATTTTCCATTTCAGTTGGAAAATGCAGTCGGATGTTTGGGGTACTATAAGTGATCAAGGGGTGGTAACTCATATCACAGGAGGAAACTTTGCACAAAGTTCCATTACTATTAATGGGTGGCTCCGAGATTTCTTATGGGCACAGGCATCTCAGGTTATTCAGTCTTATGGTTCTTCATTATCTGCATATGGTCTTTTTTTCTTAGGTGCTCATTTTGTCTGGGCTTTCAGTTTAATGTTTCTATTCAGTGGCCGTGGTTATTGGCAAGAACTCATTGAATCCATCGTTTGGGCTCATAACAAATTAAAAGTTGCTCCTGCTACTCAGCCTAGAGCCTTGAGCATTGTACAAGGACGTGCTGTAGGAGTAACCCATTACCTTCTGGGCGGAATTGCCACTACATGGGCGTTCTTCTTAGCAAGAATTATTGCAGTAGGATAA
- the rps14 gene encoding ribosomal protein S14, with protein sequence MARKSLIQRENKRKNLEQKYHLIRRSSKEKISKVSSLSEKWEIHGKLQSPPRNSAPIRLHRRCFLTGRPRANYRDFGLSGHILREMVYACLLPGATRSSW encoded by the coding sequence ATGGCAAGAAAAAGTTTGATTCAGAGGGAGAACAAGCGGAAAAATTTGGAACAGAAATATCATTTGATTCGCCGATCCTCAAAAGAAAAAATAAGCAAAGTTTCATCGTTGAGTGAAAAATGGGAAATTCATGGAAAATTGCAATCCCCACCACGTAATAGTGCACCTATACGTCTTCATCGACGTTGTTTTTTGACTGGAAGACCTAGAGCTAACTATCGAGACTTTGGCCTATCCGGACACATACTTCGAGAAATGGTTTATGCATGTTTGTTACCGGGCGCAACAAGATCAAGTTGGTAA
- the atpE gene encoding ATP synthase CF1 epsilon subunit, with product MTLNLCVLTPNRIIWDSEVKEIILSTNSGQIGVLPNHAPIATAVDIGLLRIRLNDQWLTVALMGGFARIGNNEITILGNDAEMSTDIDPQEAQQALEIAEANLSRAEGKRQVIEANLALRRARTRVEAANAISY from the coding sequence ATGACCTTAAATCTTTGTGTACTGACTCCTAATCGAATTATTTGGGATTCAGAAGTGAAAGAAATCATTTTATCTACAAATAGTGGCCAAATTGGTGTATTACCAAACCACGCCCCTATTGCCACGGCTGTAGATATAGGTCTTTTGAGAATACGCCTCAACGACCAATGGTTAACGGTGGCTCTGATGGGTGGTTTTGCTAGAATAGGGAATAATGAGATCACCATTTTAGGAAATGATGCGGAGATGAGTACTGATATTGATCCACAAGAAGCTCAACAAGCTCTTGAAATAGCTGAAGCTAACTTGAGTAGAGCTGAGGGTAAGAGACAAGTGATTGAAGCGAATCTAGCTCTCAGACGAGCTAGGACACGAGTAGAGGCTGCCAATGCTATTTCCTACTAG
- the ndhJ gene encoding NADH-plastoquinone oxidoreductase subunit J, translated as MQQNRLSDWLVKHELVHRSLGFDYRGIETLQIQTEDWDSIAVISYVYGYNYLRSQCAYDVAPGGFLASVYHLTRIQYGIDKPEEVCIKVFAPRNNPRIPSVFWIWRSADFQERESYDMLGISYDNHPRLKRILMPESWIGWPLRKDYITPNFYEIQDAH; from the coding sequence ATGCAGCAGAATCGCTTATCTGATTGGCTAGTCAAGCATGAGCTAGTTCATAGATCTTTGGGCTTCGATTACCGAGGAATAGAGACTTTACAAATACAAACCGAGGATTGGGACTCCATTGCTGTCATTTCATATGTATATGGTTACAATTATTTACGCTCTCAGTGTGCCTATGATGTAGCACCGGGCGGATTTTTAGCTAGTGTGTATCATCTTACAAGAATACAGTATGGTATAGATAAACCAGAAGAGGTATGTATAAAAGTATTTGCTCCAAGGAATAATCCTAGAATCCCGTCTGTTTTCTGGATTTGGAGAAGTGCTGATTTTCAAGAACGCGAATCTTATGATATGTTGGGAATCTCTTATGATAATCATCCACGTCTTAAACGTATCTTAATGCCTGAAAGTTGGATAGGCTGGCCCTTACGTAAGGACTATATTACCCCAAATTTCTATGAAATACAAGATGCTCATTGA
- the atpB gene encoding ATP synthase CF1 beta subunit, translating into MRINPITSSPAVSTLEEKNLGCIAQIIGPVLDVVFPPGKMPNIYNALVVKGRNTVGQQINVTCEVQQLLGNNRVRAVAMSATDGLMRGMEVIDTGAPLSVPVGGATLGRIFNVLGEPVDNLGPVDTRTTSPIHRSAPAFIQLDTKLSIFETGIKVVDLLAPYRRGGKIGLFGGAGVGKTVLIMELINNIAKAHGGVSVFGGVGERTREGNDLYMEMKESGVINEKNLAESKVALVYGQMNEPPGARMRVGLTALTMAEYFRDVNEQDVLLFIDNIFRFVQAGSEVSALLGRMPSAVGYQPTLSTEMGSLQERITSTKEGSITSIQAVYVPADDLTDPAPATTFAHLDATTVLSRGLAAKGIYPAVDPLDSTSTMLQPRIVGEEHYETAQRVKQTSQRYKELQDIIAILGLDELSEEDRLTVARARKIERFLSQPFFVAEVFTGSPGKYVGLAETIRGFQLILSGELDGLPEQAFYLVGNIDEATAKAMNLEVESNLKK; encoded by the coding sequence ATGAGAATCAATCCTATTACTTCTAGCCCTGCGGTTTCCACACTTGAAGAAAAAAACCTAGGGTGTATCGCTCAAATTATTGGCCCAGTACTGGATGTCGTTTTTCCCCCGGGCAAAATGCCTAATATTTATAACGCTTTGGTAGTTAAGGGTCGAAATACTGTCGGTCAGCAAATTAATGTGACTTGCGAGGTACAACAATTATTAGGAAATAATCGAGTTAGAGCTGTAGCTATGAGTGCTACAGATGGGCTGATGAGAGGAATGGAAGTGATTGACACGGGAGCTCCTCTAAGTGTTCCAGTCGGCGGAGCTACTCTCGGGCGAATCTTCAACGTTCTTGGAGAGCCTGTTGATAATTTAGGTCCTGTAGATACTCGCACAACATCTCCTATTCATAGATCTGCGCCTGCCTTTATACAGTTAGATACGAAATTATCAATCTTTGAAACAGGTATTAAAGTGGTAGATCTTTTAGCTCCTTATCGCCGTGGAGGAAAAATCGGACTATTTGGGGGAGCTGGAGTAGGTAAAACAGTACTCATCATGGAATTGATCAACAACATTGCCAAAGCTCATGGAGGCGTATCTGTATTTGGCGGAGTAGGAGAACGTACTCGTGAAGGAAATGATCTTTACATGGAAATGAAAGAATCCGGAGTAATTAATGAAAAAAATCTTGCAGAATCAAAAGTAGCTTTAGTCTATGGTCAAATGAATGAACCGCCGGGAGCTCGTATGAGAGTTGGTTTGACTGCCCTAACTATGGCAGAATATTTCCGGGATGTTAATGAACAAGATGTGCTTCTATTCATCGACAATATCTTTCGTTTTGTCCAAGCAGGATCAGAAGTATCCGCATTATTAGGGAGAATGCCTTCTGCAGTGGGTTATCAACCTACCCTTAGTACAGAAATGGGTTCTTTGCAAGAAAGAATTACTTCTACCAAAGAGGGATCTATAACTTCGATCCAAGCAGTTTATGTACCTGCGGACGATTTGACCGACCCTGCTCCTGCCACTACATTTGCACATTTAGATGCTACTACCGTACTATCAAGAGGATTAGCTGCCAAAGGTATTTATCCAGCAGTAGATCCTTTAGATTCAACGTCAACTATGTTACAACCTCGGATCGTTGGCGAGGAACATTATGAAACTGCGCAAAGAGTTAAGCAAACTTCACAACGTTACAAAGAACTTCAGGACATTATAGCAATTCTTGGGTTGGATGAATTATCCGAGGAGGATCGTTTAACTGTAGCAAGAGCACGAAAAATTGAGCGTTTCTTATCACAACCCTTCTTCGTGGCAGAAGTATTTACTGGTTCCCCAGGAAAATATGTTGGTCTTGCAGAAACAATTAGGGGGTTTCAACTGATCCTTTCCGGAGAATTAGATGGTCTGCCCGAGCAGGCCTTTTATTTGGTGGGTAACATCGATGAAGCTACCGCGAAAGCTATGAACTTAGAAGTGGAGAGCAATTTGAAGAAATGA